One genomic window of Halolamina sediminis includes the following:
- a CDS encoding aminopeptidase: protein MTDLRNAAETAIHQCLDLGAEESIAIVTDDERRPIAEALYEVAAEVTDDATYLQYPPGEQHGQEPPEPVAAAMKSADAFLAPTTRSLSHTRARSAACEAGARGATLPGITERVMVEGLDADYEAIAEHCEAVLEQVENADEVRVTSPAGTDITFDVDGRGWHEDTGMIRELGSFSNLPAGEVFVAPESADGTFVVDGTMMPHGLLEEDQELRFEVDDGHVTHISDEAVRENVDAAREEVGDAATNVAELGIGTNVGVDELVGSVLLDEKAAGTVHIAIGDNASIGGETEAPIHLDGILRAPTVYADGEEISLPE from the coding sequence GTGACCGATCTTCGCAACGCCGCCGAGACGGCGATCCACCAGTGTCTCGATCTCGGAGCCGAGGAGTCGATCGCGATCGTGACCGACGACGAGCGCCGCCCGATCGCGGAGGCGCTGTACGAGGTAGCCGCCGAGGTAACCGACGACGCGACGTATCTCCAGTACCCGCCGGGCGAGCAGCACGGGCAGGAGCCGCCCGAGCCCGTCGCGGCGGCGATGAAGAGCGCCGACGCGTTCCTCGCGCCGACGACGCGCAGCCTCTCGCACACCCGGGCCCGCTCGGCCGCTTGCGAGGCGGGCGCCCGCGGCGCGACCCTCCCGGGAATCACCGAGCGCGTGATGGTCGAAGGGCTCGACGCCGACTACGAGGCCATCGCCGAGCACTGTGAGGCGGTGCTCGAACAGGTCGAGAACGCCGACGAGGTCCGGGTGACCAGCCCCGCCGGGACCGACATCACGTTCGACGTCGACGGTCGGGGATGGCACGAGGACACCGGGATGATCCGTGAGTTGGGGAGCTTCTCGAATCTCCCCGCGGGCGAGGTGTTCGTGGCCCCTGAGAGCGCCGACGGGACGTTCGTCGTCGACGGGACGATGATGCCCCACGGGCTGCTCGAGGAGGACCAAGAGCTCCGATTCGAGGTCGACGACGGCCACGTCACCCACATCTCCGACGAGGCGGTTCGGGAGAACGTGGACGCTGCCCGCGAGGAAGTCGGCGACGCCGCGACCAACGTCGCGGAGCTCGGGATCGGGACCAACGTCGGTGTCGACGAGCTCGTGGGTTCGGTGCTGCTCGACGAGAAAGCCGCCGGCACGGTCCACATCGCGATCGGCGACAACGCCTCGATCGGCGGGGAGACCGAGGCGCCGATCCACCTCGACGGGATCCTCCGCGCGCCGACGGTGTACGCCGACGGCGAGGAAATCAGCCTGCCCGAGTGA
- the hmgB gene encoding hydroxymethylglutaryl-CoA synthase, translating into MTTVGIDAVEIWAGKTKLDLPGTFAPEKDEDPDKYRKGLGLENSSFPDVYEDIVTMGANAAKRLMDRKGLKPDDIGRIDVATESAFDNSKPVSTYIAGCLEEVYDGDFHHANKGERKFACIAGTQSIDDAYNWIKAGRNRGRSAIVVATDTALYARGSSGEATQGAGAVAMLITEDPSLVELSTEQGYGSADETDFLKPNQQFPSVDGKRSMQVYLARMREAVEDFESVAWDMHPDDFTYIPFHTPFPGMVRKAGLLGYRHMIRDTEIEDELADEIGRQPRESEFEDWDAYEDAIQEYMDELKRTDTYQSWYADTIEPTLSIAREVGNWYTGSVHVARASALKQAAAEGRDLAGEKLLVGSYGSGAQAEIHAETVADGWLDEIEKLNIDEQLDARYDLDFEEYEQIHDVHNHDMTVDVEEFTTPDGEFVFAGRGRMNERLYEYVE; encoded by the coding sequence ATGACTACCGTGGGCATCGACGCCGTCGAGATCTGGGCGGGCAAGACCAAACTCGATCTCCCGGGCACGTTCGCCCCGGAGAAGGACGAAGACCCGGACAAGTACCGGAAGGGGCTGGGGCTGGAGAACTCCTCGTTCCCGGACGTGTACGAGGACATCGTCACGATGGGCGCTAACGCCGCCAAGCGCCTGATGGACCGCAAGGGCCTGAAGCCGGACGACATCGGCCGCATCGACGTGGCGACCGAGTCCGCGTTCGACAACTCAAAGCCCGTCTCCACGTACATCGCGGGCTGTCTGGAGGAGGTGTACGACGGCGACTTCCACCACGCCAACAAGGGCGAGCGGAAGTTCGCCTGCATCGCCGGGACGCAGTCAATCGACGATGCGTACAACTGGATCAAGGCGGGCCGCAACCGCGGCCGCTCCGCGATCGTCGTCGCGACCGACACCGCACTCTACGCCCGCGGCTCCAGCGGGGAGGCGACCCAGGGCGCCGGCGCTGTCGCGATGCTGATCACCGAGGACCCCAGCCTCGTCGAACTCTCGACGGAGCAGGGGTACGGCAGCGCCGACGAGACCGACTTCCTGAAGCCGAACCAGCAGTTCCCGAGCGTCGACGGCAAGCGCTCGATGCAGGTGTACCTCGCCCGGATGCGCGAGGCCGTCGAGGACTTCGAGTCCGTCGCGTGGGACATGCACCCCGACGACTTCACGTACATCCCGTTCCACACGCCGTTCCCGGGGATGGTCCGGAAGGCGGGCCTGCTGGGCTACCGGCACATGATCCGCGACACCGAGATCGAGGACGAGCTCGCCGACGAGATCGGGCGCCAGCCCCGCGAGAGCGAGTTCGAGGACTGGGACGCCTACGAGGACGCGATCCAGGAGTACATGGACGAGCTCAAGCGCACCGACACGTACCAGTCGTGGTACGCCGACACCATCGAGCCGACGCTGTCGATCGCCCGAGAGGTCGGGAACTGGTACACCGGCTCGGTCCACGTCGCCCGCGCGAGCGCGCTGAAGCAGGCCGCCGCGGAGGGTCGTGATCTCGCCGGCGAGAAGCTCCTCGTCGGCTCCTACGGCTCGGGCGCGCAGGCGGAGATCCACGCCGAGACCGTCGCCGACGGCTGGCTCGACGAGATCGAGAAGCTGAACATCGACGAACAGCTCGACGCGCGCTACGATCTCGACTTCGAGGAGTACGAGCAGATCCACGACGTCCACAACCACGACATGACCGTCGACGTCGAGGAGTTCACCACGCCCGACGGCGAGTTCGTGTTCGCCGGCCGCGGCCGGATGAACGAGCGGCTGTACGAGTACGTCGAATAG
- a CDS encoding type IV pilin N-terminal domain-containing protein — translation MLLDTRAQSESIGVILLAGVLVLSVGAFGAFYLPTLDDGGDRPLFSIEGDTDPPNVTITHAGGDSVGAGELRLSVEVNGSRVAYPPLGEEFTPGETWSVNVSEYANVSRGSVVGVTLYHLPSESRLYSEEWAVGEEWMRTVTTSTPASTATPIATPTATPTATPTATPTATPTATPTATLTATPTATPTATPSGPDTTDPTIESFEIIADNTTTEQRQGFFGPYTASKANVTVSWEVYDNRKISDVSITMEQRVLFYRSQVDAASYSASTAGETTLVQDDYTGGNTYLITITVTDEAGNTASETIEFQAG, via the coding sequence ATGCTCCTAGACACCCGCGCACAGTCCGAATCCATCGGCGTCATCCTCCTCGCGGGAGTCCTCGTGCTCTCGGTCGGTGCCTTCGGCGCTTTCTATCTCCCGACGCTCGACGACGGCGGCGACCGACCGCTGTTCTCCATCGAGGGCGACACCGATCCCCCGAACGTGACGATCACTCACGCCGGGGGTGACTCCGTCGGTGCGGGAGAGCTACGGCTCTCCGTCGAGGTGAACGGGAGCCGGGTCGCCTACCCCCCACTCGGGGAGGAGTTCACACCTGGGGAGACGTGGTCGGTGAACGTCTCCGAGTATGCGAACGTCAGCCGCGGGTCTGTCGTCGGCGTGACGCTGTACCATCTGCCTAGCGAGAGCCGACTCTACAGTGAGGAGTGGGCCGTGGGGGAGGAGTGGATGCGGACGGTCACTACGAGCACGCCTGCCAGTACCGCGACACCCATCGCAACGCCCACCGCAACACCCACCGCGACACCCACCGCAACACCCACCGCAACACCCACCGCGACACCCACCGCGACACTCACCGCGACGCCCACCGCTACTCCCACCGCAACCCCGTCAGGGCCTGACACCACAGACCCAACTATCGAGTCATTCGAGATAATTGCGGACAACACGACGACTGAGCAGAGACAAGGGTTCTTCGGCCCTTACACGGCTTCAAAGGCGAACGTTACAGTGTCTTGGGAGGTGTACGATAACCGAAAGATTTCGGATGTATCCATTACGATGGAGCAAAGAGTGCTGTTCTATCGGAGCCAAGTCGATGCAGCTTCGTACAGTGCATCTACAGCCGGGGAAACCACTCTTGTACAAGATGACTACACTGGCGGGAACACCTACCTAATCACGATCACGGTTACCGACGAAGCGGGCAACACGGCGAGTGAGACGATCGAGTTCCAAGCAGGATAA
- a CDS encoding DUF2150 family protein: MTDEDEPVETFYTEERWQNWIDRLREEDLDLEDEDSARLLMNLQEDTAIAVAKVVESYEDGTIDEERAHDELTEMQEIVLAEAPLENEEKAMLIESVQMSLEVVFYAAQEYIAAGAAEEASVEEYIDAAGDAEAEEDIDTAVGYIVQAGTRVIDGDEIDPALAEEMEYGLVAEWVNGLESLQNALASPETVEEED; encoded by the coding sequence ATGACCGACGAAGACGAGCCCGTGGAGACGTTCTACACCGAGGAGCGCTGGCAGAACTGGATCGATCGCCTGCGCGAGGAGGATCTGGACCTCGAGGACGAGGACTCCGCGCGCCTCCTGATGAACCTCCAAGAGGACACCGCCATCGCGGTCGCGAAGGTAGTCGAATCCTACGAGGACGGCACGATCGACGAGGAGCGCGCCCACGACGAGCTCACGGAGATGCAGGAGATCGTACTCGCCGAGGCGCCCCTCGAAAACGAGGAGAAGGCGATGCTGATCGAGAGTGTCCAGATGAGCCTCGAAGTCGTGTTCTACGCCGCCCAGGAGTACATCGCCGCAGGGGCGGCCGAGGAGGCGAGCGTCGAGGAGTACATCGACGCCGCCGGCGACGCCGAGGCCGAGGAGGACATCGACACCGCGGTCGGCTACATCGTTCAGGCCGGGACGCGCGTGATCGACGGCGACGAGATCGACCCCGCGCTGGCCGAGGAGATGGAGTACGGGCTGGTCGCGGAGTGGGTCAACGGGCTCGAGTCGCTGCAGAACGCGCTGGCGTCGCCGGAAACCGTTGAAGAAGAGGACTGA
- a CDS encoding TatD family hydrolase, producing the protein MDELDTPVLDNHLHLDPEHGQGMDAVRDFERLGGTHLLVVNKPSWHLGPVPSERADFRRAFEATLDAVADANEILPGTAWPVLGVHPGLISHLLEEGYSPEEARDLMQSGLDLAAEYVSGGGRTSPPSDAGDERALALKTGRPHYEVSDAVWDASNAVLKHGLELGAEHDCAVQLHTEGTDDLTEVAEWAEARGLPAEKVVKHYAGGELAGPTPSVMSEKERLLTAAEAGEPFLMETDFVDDPDRPGAVLGPKTVPRRVRWLLEEGHDDAVVHAHVETPKDVYGIDTVATLDREE; encoded by the coding sequence ATGGACGAACTCGACACGCCGGTGCTGGACAACCACCTCCACCTCGATCCCGAGCACGGACAGGGGATGGACGCAGTCCGGGACTTCGAGCGACTGGGCGGCACCCACCTGCTCGTCGTGAACAAGCCCTCGTGGCACCTCGGGCCAGTGCCGAGCGAACGGGCCGACTTCCGGCGAGCGTTCGAGGCGACGCTCGACGCCGTCGCCGACGCAAACGAGATCCTGCCCGGGACGGCGTGGCCCGTGCTTGGCGTGCATCCGGGGCTGATCAGCCACCTGCTCGAGGAGGGGTACAGCCCCGAAGAAGCCCGGGACCTGATGCAGTCCGGGCTCGACCTCGCCGCGGAGTACGTCTCCGGCGGCGGCCGGACGTCGCCGCCGTCCGATGCAGGCGACGAGCGCGCGCTGGCACTCAAGACAGGGCGCCCCCACTACGAAGTCAGCGACGCGGTGTGGGACGCCTCGAACGCGGTGCTCAAACACGGGCTCGAACTGGGCGCCGAGCACGACTGCGCGGTCCAACTCCACACCGAGGGAACCGACGACCTCACCGAGGTCGCCGAGTGGGCCGAAGCGCGCGGGCTGCCGGCCGAGAAGGTGGTAAAGCACTACGCCGGCGGCGAGCTCGCGGGGCCGACGCCGAGCGTGATGAGCGAGAAAGAACGCCTGCTGACGGCCGCCGAGGCGGGCGAGCCGTTCCTGATGGAGACGGACTTCGTCGACGATCCGGACCGGCCGGGGGCGGTGCTGGGGCCGAAGACCGTCCCGCGGCGCGTTCGGTGGCTACTGGAAGAGGGTCACGACGACGCCGTGGTGCACGCCCACGTCGAGACGCCGAAAGACGTGTACGGGATCGACACCGTCGCGACGCTCGATCGGGAGGAGTAA
- a CDS encoding metal-dependent hydrolase: protein MPSTLVHVAVGGLVGAALLGDRFTPKAIAVVLIAAAVPDLDSFLAPVIAGAHRSALHTLFLPTLLGAVVYADSRRDRSWLRQRWGRNAPYVAAVAVVALLAGGILPDMVTNGVNALWPLHDQFYTVDGELKLSTTEGVVQTFVDLSPTPEETSRPSTTENTRYSTGANPTPWQEDDGPVERVFPLVTAGWQLMLVGLSAATVGVRSWQTRGR, encoded by the coding sequence GTGCCATCGACGCTGGTCCACGTCGCCGTCGGCGGTCTCGTCGGCGCCGCGCTGCTGGGCGATCGGTTCACGCCGAAAGCCATCGCGGTCGTGCTGATCGCCGCCGCGGTTCCCGATCTGGACTCCTTCCTCGCTCCCGTGATCGCGGGCGCCCACCGCTCCGCGCTCCACACGCTCTTCCTCCCTACGCTGCTCGGCGCGGTCGTGTACGCCGACAGCCGACGCGACCGTTCGTGGCTTCGACAGCGGTGGGGCAGGAACGCACCCTACGTCGCCGCCGTCGCGGTCGTCGCGCTGCTTGCTGGGGGGATCCTGCCGGACATGGTCACCAACGGCGTCAACGCGCTCTGGCCGCTTCACGACCAGTTCTACACGGTCGACGGCGAACTGAAACTCTCGACGACGGAGGGCGTGGTGCAGACGTTCGTCGATCTCTCGCCGACCCCCGAGGAGACTTCCCGGCCGTCGACCACCGAGAACACGCGGTACAGCACCGGCGCGAACCCGACGCCGTGGCAGGAAGACGACGGGCCGGTCGAGCGCGTGTTCCCGCTGGTGACGGCGGGCTGGCAGCTCATGCTCGTCGGGCTCTCGGCGGCGACGGTGGGCGTGCGCTCGTGGCAGACTCGCGGGCGCTGA
- a CDS encoding GNAT family N-acetyltransferase encodes MEIRPYEPDDAEGLWDCKRAFELGLGSGTGGEQKQAKYEGKLDAEYREAWFEWVERCVDADPRCVTVAAEEEGVVGYVFVLPESHRFIWDAAVLNELYVAPDHRGTGVADDLMDAAVSLARDQDLPLDRLVLDVDRENERAGAFYERHGFEHWGEMVARKL; translated from the coding sequence ATGGAGATCCGCCCGTACGAACCCGACGACGCGGAGGGGCTGTGGGACTGCAAGCGCGCCTTCGAACTCGGCCTCGGCAGCGGCACCGGCGGCGAGCAGAAGCAGGCGAAGTACGAGGGAAAACTCGACGCGGAGTACCGCGAGGCGTGGTTCGAGTGGGTCGAGCGCTGTGTCGACGCCGACCCGCGGTGTGTCACGGTCGCGGCCGAGGAGGAGGGCGTGGTCGGCTACGTGTTCGTCCTGCCCGAATCCCACCGGTTCATCTGGGACGCCGCCGTCCTGAACGAACTCTACGTCGCGCCCGACCACCGCGGGACCGGTGTCGCCGACGACCTGATGGACGCCGCCGTCTCGCTCGCCCGCGATCAGGACCTCCCCTTGGACCGTCTCGTGCTCGACGTGGACCGGGAGAACGAGCGGGCGGGGGCGTTCTACGAGCGCCACGGCTTCGAGCACTGGGGCGAGATGGTCGCCCGGAAGCTCTGA
- a CDS encoding GNAT family N-acetyltransferase: protein MSDLFPETVLTDRLWLVGADTADADALDLYEHWREGAPDIEETTEYLTWSPYDHPHGVAETLADVAERTENDEGAMYLLRLREGKPREERRSAGSQAEPGDGAGEFAGTAGLFADWDSRVGGLGMWLRKPFWGRGYSGERADALLRLAFDRLDLDLVRVSHLPENENSERAITKYVERHGGRRAGRFRNRVSFDDGIVHDTIEYSVSQPEWREADGANTTVEFR from the coding sequence GTGAGCGACCTGTTCCCCGAGACGGTGCTGACCGACCGACTGTGGCTGGTGGGGGCGGACACCGCCGACGCGGACGCGCTCGATCTGTACGAGCACTGGCGCGAGGGAGCGCCGGACATCGAGGAGACCACCGAGTACCTCACGTGGAGCCCGTACGACCACCCACACGGCGTCGCGGAGACGCTGGCGGACGTGGCCGAGCGCACCGAGAACGATGAGGGAGCGATGTACCTGCTCCGTCTCCGCGAGGGGAAGCCCCGTGAGGAGCGACGCTCCGCTGGCAGCCAGGCGGAGCCCGGCGACGGGGCGGGCGAGTTCGCCGGGACGGCGGGGTTGTTCGCCGACTGGGACTCACGGGTCGGGGGTCTCGGAATGTGGCTCCGCAAACCGTTCTGGGGACGCGGCTACTCCGGCGAGCGCGCCGACGCGCTGCTCCGGCTAGCGTTCGATCGTCTCGACCTCGATCTGGTCCGGGTTTCACACCTCCCCGAGAACGAGAACTCCGAGCGCGCGATCACGAAGTACGTCGAGCGCCACGGCGGCCGGCGCGCCGGGCGGTTCCGGAACCGCGTGAGCTTCGACGACGGGATCGTCCACGACACGATCGAGTATTCGGTGAGCCAGCCGGAGTGGCGCGAGGCCGACGGCGCCAACACCACCGTCGAGTTCCGGTAG
- a CDS encoding GNAT family N-acetyltransferase, giving the protein MFPAIIETERLRLEPRTPEYVDVFELYDHCRAGHPHIDEITEYLPWEPHPHPKATVEFLEGGVELREEHEGADYVIRPKKSEDGAGEIAGFGGLTLDWDTDSAELGTWLRKPFWGRGYSGERALALAELAFEHLDLEVVTVTHDADNEQSERAIEKYIDRMGGRREGTLRNFHSDGDGPVDVVRYSVTQSEYHDADPDHEVTFLDHEGELWA; this is encoded by the coding sequence ATGTTCCCCGCGATCATCGAGACCGAGCGACTCCGGCTGGAGCCACGGACGCCCGAGTACGTCGACGTGTTCGAGCTGTACGACCACTGCCGGGCTGGCCACCCACACATCGACGAGATCACCGAGTACCTGCCGTGGGAGCCACACCCCCACCCGAAGGCGACGGTCGAGTTCCTCGAAGGCGGCGTCGAGCTCCGCGAGGAGCACGAGGGGGCCGACTACGTCATCCGGCCGAAGAAGAGTGAGGACGGGGCCGGCGAGATCGCCGGCTTCGGCGGCCTCACGCTCGACTGGGACACCGACAGCGCCGAGCTCGGCACGTGGCTCCGCAAGCCGTTCTGGGGGCGGGGCTACTCGGGCGAGCGCGCGCTGGCGCTGGCCGAGCTGGCGTTCGAACACCTCGATCTCGAGGTTGTCACCGTGACCCACGACGCCGACAACGAGCAGTCGGAACGAGCGATCGAGAAGTACATCGACCGCATGGGCGGCCGCCGCGAGGGGACGCTGCGGAACTTCCACAGCGACGGCGACGGGCCCGTCGACGTCGTGCGCTACAGCGTCACGCAGTCGGAGTACCACGACGCCGACCCGGACCACGAGGTGACGTTCCTCGACCACGAGGGGGAGCTCTGGGCGTGA
- a CDS encoding AbrB/MazE/SpoVT family DNA-binding domain-containing protein, which translates to MSDVTLDDRGRLTLPKEMRERYGDRYRVVELHDGIKLVPIADDPLAALREEFADIDKSAEEFRDEAREAALEEAGH; encoded by the coding sequence ATGTCGGACGTGACTCTCGACGATCGAGGGCGGCTAACGCTCCCGAAGGAGATGCGGGAGCGGTACGGGGACCGCTATCGTGTCGTCGAACTCCACGACGGTATCAAGCTCGTTCCGATCGCCGACGACCCGCTTGCCGCGCTCAGAGAGGAGTTCGCCGATATCGATAAGTCGGCTGAGGAGTTTCGCGACGAGGCGCGCGAGGCGGCACTCGAAGAGGCGGGCCACTGA
- a CDS encoding PIN domain-containing protein has translation MYAETDFLLALLKDEDWLGDAAESVYREYRDELWTSQFTLIELLLVAYREERDTAQIVTNAAELIEVRGDVDTVVAAATYVEAHDFTPFDALHLVESDGDTVVSSDGTYEGFAPRLDLTEVGED, from the coding sequence ATGTACGCGGAAACAGATTTCCTGCTCGCACTCCTCAAAGACGAAGATTGGCTCGGTGACGCAGCCGAGTCAGTGTACCGGGAGTATCGGGACGAGCTGTGGACCTCGCAGTTCACGCTCATCGAACTCCTGCTTGTCGCGTATCGTGAAGAGCGGGATACCGCACAGATCGTGACGAACGCCGCCGAGCTTATCGAGGTTCGTGGCGACGTCGATACGGTCGTCGCGGCAGCGACGTACGTCGAAGCCCACGACTTCACTCCGTTCGACGCGCTCCACCTCGTCGAGTCGGACGGCGATACTGTCGTCTCCAGCGACGGGACGTACGAGGGGTTCGCACCACGACTCGACCTGACGGAGGTGGGTGAAGACTGA